A portion of the Algisphaera agarilytica genome contains these proteins:
- a CDS encoding ABC transporter permease, whose protein sequence is MKLKPFLYNMLPFVGLVFVIVVSMIAIQIKDPSGEDLANFMSFDNIRTVLIQTVVVGIAALGMTLVIISAGIDLSVGSQIALATVVFAFVVNGGSVTPPEVDSASGLAVTLAILATIGACGLCGLFNGWISSKFRIVPFIVTLGTMLIFRGVAKWIAGGEAVRTPKNAAQGFMDYDGALGIGIGFYLLIASIIVTAVLLKRTVLGRYIYAIGSSENTARLCGIGVENQKVFIYVLCGVFTGLAGVMQYSFLGSGNPTIAVGLELNIIAAVVIGGGSLNGGSGSAMGTFIGALIMSILGSTCTMLGAETYVQEMTIGSIVIIAVGIDRLKHLKRFQS, encoded by the coding sequence ATGAAACTCAAGCCGTTCCTCTACAACATGCTCCCTTTCGTCGGCCTGGTCTTCGTGATCGTGGTCAGCATGATCGCGATCCAGATCAAAGACCCCAGCGGGGAAGACCTGGCCAACTTCATGAGCTTCGACAACATCCGCACGGTGCTGATCCAGACCGTGGTGGTGGGGATCGCGGCGCTGGGCATGACGCTGGTGATCATCAGCGCGGGCATCGACCTGAGCGTGGGGTCGCAGATCGCGCTGGCGACAGTGGTGTTTGCGTTTGTGGTCAACGGCGGGAGTGTCACGCCGCCGGAGGTGGACAGCGCGTCGGGCCTGGCGGTGACGTTGGCGATCCTGGCTACCATCGGGGCGTGCGGGTTATGCGGGCTGTTCAACGGGTGGATCTCTTCGAAGTTCCGCATCGTGCCGTTCATCGTCACGTTGGGAACCATGCTGATCTTCCGCGGGGTGGCGAAGTGGATCGCCGGCGGCGAGGCGGTGCGCACCCCGAAGAACGCGGCTCAGGGCTTCATGGACTACGACGGGGCGCTGGGCATCGGCATCGGGTTCTACCTGCTGATTGCCTCCATTATCGTCACGGCCGTGCTGCTCAAACGCACGGTGTTGGGGCGGTACATCTACGCGATCGGGTCGAGCGAAAACACGGCCCGCCTCTGCGGCATCGGCGTCGAAAACCAGAAGGTGTTCATCTACGTGCTCTGCGGCGTGTTCACCGGCCTGGCGGGCGTGATGCAGTACTCGTTCCTGGGCAGCGGCAACCCTACGATCGCCGTGGGGTTGGAGCTCAACATCATCGCCGCGGTCGTCATCGGCGGTGGCTCGCTCAACGGCGGGTCCGGCTCGGCGATGGGCACGTTCATCGGGGCGCTGATCATGTCGATCCTCGGCAGCACCTGCACCATGCTCGGCGCAGAAACCTACGTGCAGGAAATGACCATCGGCTCGATCGTCATCATCGCCGTCGGCATCGATCGGCTTAAGCACCTCAAGCGTTTTCAGTCTTGA
- a CDS encoding sugar ABC transporter ATP-binding protein, whose product MARRILHLEGVHKRFGPVHALRGVELDVYEGEVHALIGENGAGKSTLMKILSGAHPATEGRITLNDRPYTPARPNDGRRAGVAMIYQELTLAPDLSIEQNIMLGMEQHRWGFAKNNTPKIRDALALLGHPDLSPQTRVGSLKIGTQQLIEIARAIVSEAKIIIMDEPTSSLSSEDTRRLFEVIRKLRDQGIAVIYISHFLEEVQEIADRYTVLRDGETVGTGMMDGVTVPQIIEMMVGRSLDEMYPRLEHEIGEVALRCGHVSGQEFPTSASLQLRRGEILGVFGLVGAGRSEMLRCLFGLDPMIDGEVALEQGRELTRRRVTPGRSLAAGLDLLSEDRKQEGLAQSMTIVANTTLSSLYKSSRYGFIDLKQEKVIADRWADRLGVKCHTTTDPISTLSGGNQQKVAIGRLMNHDSDIFFLDEPTRGIDVGSKSEIYLIIQELAAAGKSIIIVSSYLPELQGVCDSLAVMYRGRLSPVRAIEDWTLQDIMGFATTGEAHAQTA is encoded by the coding sequence ATGGCTCGTCGCATCCTCCACCTCGAAGGCGTTCACAAACGCTTCGGCCCGGTCCACGCCCTGCGCGGCGTGGAGCTGGACGTCTACGAGGGCGAGGTCCACGCGCTCATCGGCGAAAACGGCGCGGGCAAGAGCACGCTGATGAAAATCCTCAGCGGCGCCCACCCCGCGACCGAAGGCCGCATCACACTGAACGATCGGCCGTACACCCCGGCCCGCCCCAACGACGGCCGACGCGCGGGGGTCGCGATGATCTACCAGGAGCTCACCCTCGCCCCCGACCTGAGCATCGAGCAGAACATCATGCTCGGCATGGAGCAGCACCGCTGGGGCTTCGCCAAGAACAACACCCCGAAGATCCGCGACGCGCTGGCCCTGCTCGGGCACCCCGACCTGTCGCCGCAGACGCGCGTGGGCTCGCTGAAGATCGGCACCCAGCAGCTGATCGAGATCGCCCGGGCGATCGTCAGCGAAGCGAAGATCATCATCATGGACGAGCCGACCAGCTCGCTGTCCAGCGAAGACACGCGTCGGCTGTTCGAGGTGATCCGCAAGCTGCGCGACCAGGGCATCGCCGTGATCTACATCAGCCACTTCCTCGAAGAGGTGCAGGAGATCGCCGACCGCTACACCGTGCTACGCGACGGCGAGACCGTCGGCACCGGGATGATGGACGGCGTAACTGTCCCGCAGATCATTGAGATGATGGTTGGCCGATCACTCGACGAGATGTACCCCCGGCTTGAGCACGAGATCGGCGAGGTGGCGCTGCGCTGCGGTCACGTGTCCGGCCAGGAGTTCCCGACCAGCGCCTCGCTACAGCTGCGGCGGGGCGAAATCCTCGGCGTGTTCGGCCTGGTGGGCGCGGGGCGGTCGGAAATGCTGCGCTGCCTGTTCGGCCTCGACCCGATGATCGATGGCGAGGTGGCGTTGGAACAGGGGCGTGAGCTCACGCGGCGTCGTGTCACGCCCGGGCGGTCCTTGGCCGCGGGCCTGGACCTGCTCAGCGAAGACCGCAAGCAGGAGGGTCTGGCCCAGAGCATGACGATCGTGGCGAACACGACGCTGTCGTCGCTCTACAAATCGTCGCGCTACGGATTCATTGATCTCAAACAAGAGAAAGTGATCGCCGACCGCTGGGCCGACCGCCTGGGCGTGAAGTGCCACACCACCACGGACCCGATCAGCACCTTGTCGGGCGGCAACCAGCAGAAGGTCGCCATCGGACGGCTGATGAACCACGACTCGGATATTTTCTTTTTGGATGAACCCACCCGCGGCATCGACGTCGGCAGCAAATCGGAGATCTACCTGATCATCCAGGAGCTCGCCGCGGCGGGGAAGTCGATCATCATCGTCAGTTCGTATCTGCCCGAGCTCCAGGGCGTCTGCGACTCGTTGGCTGTGATGTACCGCGGTCGGCTCAGCCCGGTCCGCGCGATCGAGGATTGGACGCTGCAAGACATCATGGGGTTTGCGACCACCGGCGAGGCCCACGCCCAGACCGCCTGA
- a CDS encoding substrate-binding domain-containing protein, which yields MKQSIFVLALVFVASSLVACGGGDGSSSEGSSEKLPRIAVVPKAGDVEFWKMVQGGVLKAASEETGYEVVWQPPAIGNDRSEQIKTIQNLIVKKVDAVAVAPIDAVDLVKSVSNAKKKGIKTVVWDSGLDDESAYESFVATDNFQGGVLCARAMAEAINESGSIGLLRFVEGSQSTEQREAGFLSEIKKYPNIQVISDSQRGGDEVKSQEVGARLLQTEGDKLDGIFCSNQTTTEGMLLALDKSPFKDKIKVVGFDFNPYIEESLRNGLLAATASQDPFNMGYLAVKTSINLLEDKPVEKLVDTGVSIVTKDNIDAPEMQQVLFPDYQKWIAGQ from the coding sequence ATGAAGCAATCCATCTTCGTCCTGGCCCTGGTGTTTGTCGCCTCGTCTCTCGTTGCGTGCGGAGGCGGCGACGGCTCGTCGTCGGAGGGCTCGTCCGAAAAACTGCCGCGCATCGCGGTCGTGCCCAAGGCGGGCGATGTGGAGTTTTGGAAGATGGTCCAGGGCGGCGTGTTGAAGGCCGCCAGCGAAGAAACCGGCTACGAAGTCGTCTGGCAGCCCCCGGCCATCGGCAACGACCGCTCGGAACAGATCAAGACCATCCAGAACCTGATCGTCAAGAAAGTCGACGCCGTTGCGGTTGCGCCCATCGACGCGGTGGACCTGGTCAAGTCGGTGTCCAACGCCAAGAAGAAGGGCATCAAAACCGTGGTCTGGGACTCGGGCCTCGACGACGAGTCGGCCTACGAATCCTTCGTCGCCACCGACAACTTCCAGGGCGGCGTGCTCTGTGCCCGGGCGATGGCCGAGGCGATCAACGAATCGGGCAGCATCGGCCTGCTCCGCTTTGTCGAGGGTTCGCAGAGCACCGAGCAACGCGAGGCGGGCTTCCTCAGCGAGATCAAGAAATACCCCAATATCCAAGTCATCTCCGACTCGCAGCGCGGCGGCGATGAAGTGAAGTCCCAGGAAGTCGGCGCCCGGCTGCTCCAGACCGAGGGCGACAAACTCGACGGCATCTTCTGCAGCAACCAAACCACCACCGAGGGTATGCTCCTGGCGCTCGACAAGTCCCCGTTCAAGGACAAGATCAAGGTCGTCGGGTTCGACTTCAATCCGTACATCGAAGAATCGTTGCGCAACGGCCTGCTCGCGGCCACCGCGTCGCAGGACCCGTTCAACATGGGCTACCTCGCGGTGAAGACATCGATCAACCTGCTCGAAGACAAGCCCGTCGAGAAGCTCGTCGACACGGGCGTTTCTATCGTCACCAAGGACAACATCGACGCCCCGGAGATGCAGCAGGTGTTGTTCCCGGATTACCAGAAGTGGATCGCCGGGCAGTAA